The Clostridium sp. DL-VIII DNA window AGTCAATTATTAAAATAATAAATAATCCCCTCTAATCCAAAAGCTTATTTCTAATTAAAACTTAATGGATTAGAGAGGATTTTTAATTGGACTTATAACTTACAACTGGTATTTTATCGGTTGAGCAAAAAAACTTAACCATTTTATAGTTCATACCATTTAGGGGTATCCTGTGAGCAATTGGCAATTTACAAGTAATAGATCAAGTTTATGATTCATTTATTTACATATCTATGCTTGTTCCACCTTGAGCTACTTCTTGCTCACTCTTATATGCTAAAGCATCTTGTCTCTTGAAGAATGGAAGATATATAAAGAATGATATTGCTAATACAACTAATTGTAATAAACCTGTTCTAAATCCACCAGTTAAAAATCCTGAAATTGGTGCTGGTGTTGTCCATGGAACTTGAATTGCACTAAATGGTGGAACAAGTCCTGATAAAATTGCAAAATAAGAAATTATACCTGATATTGTTGGTGTAATTATAAAAGGTACTGCCATAAATGGATTCATTACTATTGGTGTACCAAATGTAATTGGTTCATTTATATTAAATATTCCTGGCACTATACCTAATTTGCCTAATTGCTTGTATTGAGCTGATTTTGCTAAGAATAAGTAACATAAAACAAGTCCTATTGTCATACCTGAACCAGTTACTGTCATAAGTTGATCTAAAAATGATTGTGTTACTACATGAGCTCCATTTGCTATTGTAAGTGCTTTTCCACTATTAACTATAGCTTGATTTTCTAATCCATTTGATTGTAATATTCCTGACATAACTCCACTTACAATTGTTGCACCATGAACACCAAACCACCAGAAGAATGGAATTGATAATCCCATAAAGATTACCCCACCCAAAGAATCTGTCATGCCTTGTAATGGTGTTTGGAGTACTTTATATATAAACTCAATTACAGATGTCTTTAATCCAAAGTTAAATATTGCCCAAATTACAGTTGTACAAACAACAATAACTGCTGCTGGTATTAAGGCTGCGAATGAATTTGCAACACCTTGTGGCACACCGTCTGGCATTTTAATTGTAATATTTCTCTTCATAAACCACGAGTATGATGCCCCTACAATTAATCCAATAATAATTGCTGAAACCATACCTTTTCCACCACACCATGTGTCTACTGGTAAAACTCCTCCAACAACTTCTCCACCCTTAGTTGTTACAGTGTTAGGTGTAGTTAAACAAAATACTACAAATGAAATAACCCCTGCTGATAAAGGCTCGTGACCTTCATTTCTAGCGTAAACATATGCTATTCCTATTCCAGCAACTATTGCAATCACATTAAAAGTTGCTGAATTTGCTTTAAATAATGGAGCAGTCCAATCTGCGCCAAATACACTTGCAATTGCATCATTTAAAGGCTGATAAGGCAGCTGAGCAAGTAATAGCATTAAGGAACCTATCATTGTTAATGGCAATGTGTATAAAATACCGTCTTTTAACGCAATAACACCTTTTAAATTAACAAACTTCATAATAATAGGTATTACTTTTTCATTCATAGTTTCTTTTAATGATGACATAATAATTCCTCCCTAGACAAAAAATTATACGTTAGCTATAATTTAAATGTAATAATAAATTTTCAAATCTTCATATAACTTAATATTTGGCGTTTTTAAGTTTATATGGAGATTTGTTACCAGAAATAATTTCTTCTAAAGGCGCTCACCCCTTTCCTCAATAGATATCTACAGATATACCATCATTAGTTCCTTCAAAAGTCTTTCCTTTAATTTTAGAAAATACATATCAATTGAAAATTCCTTTTCTATTCTCATTCCATAC harbors:
- a CDS encoding PTS sugar transporter subunit IIC; translated protein: MSSLKETMNEKVIPIIMKFVNLKGVIALKDGILYTLPLTMIGSLMLLLAQLPYQPLNDAIASVFGADWTAPLFKANSATFNVIAIVAGIGIAYVYARNEGHEPLSAGVISFVVFCLTTPNTVTTKGGEVVGGVLPVDTWCGGKGMVSAIIIGLIVGASYSWFMKRNITIKMPDGVPQGVANSFAALIPAAVIVVCTTVIWAIFNFGLKTSVIEFIYKVLQTPLQGMTDSLGGVIFMGLSIPFFWWFGVHGATIVSGVMSGILQSNGLENQAIVNSGKALTIANGAHVVTQSFLDQLMTVTGSGMTIGLVLCYLFLAKSAQYKQLGKLGIVPGIFNINEPITFGTPIVMNPFMAVPFIITPTISGIISYFAILSGLVPPFSAIQVPWTTPAPISGFLTGGFRTGLLQLVVLAISFFIYLPFFKRQDALAYKSEQEVAQGGTSIDM